Proteins found in one Pristiophorus japonicus isolate sPriJap1 chromosome 25, sPriJap1.hap1, whole genome shotgun sequence genomic segment:
- the LOC139238070 gene encoding zinc finger protein 432-like isoform X2, with protein sequence MEAEGTVHSGEKRYTCSVCGQGFSQSSNLERHKCSHTGEKLCKYGDCGIRFNYPSQLETHRRVHTGERPFTCSNCGLGFTASSDLLIHQRVHTGVRPFTCSDCGKGLTQLSHLLRHQRGHTGERPFTCSDCGKGFTTSSDLLIHHRVHTGERPFTCSNCGKGFTTSSHLLTHQRVHTGERPFTCSDCGKGFTTSSSLLSHQRGHTGERPFTCSDCGKGFTRSSNLLIHQRVHTGERPFTCSDCGKGFTQSSNLLIHQRVHTGERPFTCSDCGKGFTTSSQLLKHQRVH encoded by the exons atggaagcagaaggcaccgttcacagtggggagaaacggtacacgtgctctgtgtgtggacaaggcttcagtcaatcatccaacctggagagacacaagtgcagtcacactggggagaaactgtgtaaatatggAGATTGTGGGatacgtttcaactacccgtcccagctggaaacacatcggcgagttcacactggggagaggccgttcacctgttccaactgtgggttgggattcactgcatcatccgacctgctgatacaccagcgagttcacactggggtgaggccgttcacctgctccgactgtgggaagggattgactcagttatcccacctgctgagacaccagcgaggtcacactggggagagaccgttcacctgctccgactgtgggaagggattcactacatcatccgacctgctgatacaccatcgagttcacactggggagaggccattcacctgctccaactgtgggaagggattcactacatcatcccacctactgacacaccagcgagttcacactggggagaggccattcacctgctccgactgtgggaagggattcactacatcatccagcctgctgagtcaccagcgaggtcacactggggagagaccattcacctgctccgactgtgggaagggattcactcggtcatccaacctgctgatacaccagcgagttcacactggggagaggccgttcacctgctccgactgtgggaagggattcactcagtcatccaatctgctgatacaccagcgagttcacactggggagaggccgttcacctgctccgactgtgggaagggattcactacatcatcccaactgctgaaacaccagcgag ttcactag
- the LOC139238070 gene encoding zinc finger protein 45-like isoform X1 — protein MEAEGTVHSGEKRYTCSVCGQGFSQSSNLERHKCSHTGEKLCKYGDCGIRFNYPSQLETHRRVHTGERPFTCSNCGLGFTASSDLLIHQRVHTGVRPFTCSDCGKGLTQLSHLLRHQRGHTGERPFTCSDCGKGFTTSSDLLIHHRVHTGERPFTCSNCGKGFTTSSHLLTHQRVHTGERPFTCSDCGKGFTTSSSLLSHQRGHTGERPFTCSDCGKGFTRSSNLLIHQRVHTGERPFTCSDCGKGFTQSSNLLIHQRVHTGERPFTCSDCGKGFTTSSQLLKHQRGHTGERPFTCSDCGKGFTTSSNLLTHQRVH, from the coding sequence atggaagcagaaggcaccgttcacagtggggagaaacggtacacgtgctctgtgtgtggacaaggcttcagtcaatcatccaacctggagagacacaagtgcagtcacactggggagaaactgtgtaaatatggAGATTGTGGGatacgtttcaactacccgtcccagctggaaacacatcggcgagttcacactggggagaggccgttcacctgttccaactgtgggttgggattcactgcatcatccgacctgctgatacaccagcgagttcacactggggtgaggccgttcacctgctccgactgtgggaagggattgactcagttatcccacctgctgagacaccagcgaggtcacactggggagagaccgttcacctgctccgactgtgggaagggattcactacatcatccgacctgctgatacaccatcgagttcacactggggagaggccattcacctgctccaactgtgggaagggattcactacatcatcccacctactgacacaccagcgagttcacactggggagaggccattcacctgctccgactgtgggaagggattcactacatcatccagcctgctgagtcaccagcgaggtcacactggggagagaccattcacctgctccgactgtgggaagggattcactcggtcatccaacctgctgatacaccagcgagttcacactggggagaggccgttcacctgctccgactgtgggaagggattcactcagtcatccaatctgctgatacaccagcgagttcacactggggagaggccgttcacctgctccgactgtgggaagggattcactacatcatcccaactgctgaaacaccagcgaggtcacactggggagaggccgttcacctgctccgactgtgggaagggattcactacatcatccaacctgttgacacaccagcgagttcactag